The Gossypium hirsutum isolate 1008001.06 chromosome D02, Gossypium_hirsutum_v2.1, whole genome shotgun sequence region ctctctttctttctttctttccctcccCTTCTGCCCCCCACCGACCCCCCTATTATTAACTGGTGCCGCCAATTCCATTGGCGTGACCAGTTAATTGTCACATCGGTTTGACttttttttgcaagttttttttggtttttttgatatattttggtaaataaaaaaattatatattttggtaaataaaaaaagttataatattttggtaaatttttatttttttataatattattgtaaaaaaccctaattttgatTCTACCATCTAGGATATGATGTATtacttaacaataaaattaataattttaataataaaagaacttaAATATAACTTCAAAATTCTGTTgatttaattagaatattttaaagtttgaagaCCAATTTAAAATAAGAATCAAAGTTTAAGTACCTCTAGTACAATTTAATCttaattgaaatataaaatatttatttttatattataaaaattataaatcaaataaaattgaaatttaatttgatttagataattaggattttttaacttttagacttcaaattttaaaaaataaaatatatttaaataataaatcaataagaaataaataaaagggaatcAAAAGTAAGCCAAAAACTACATTTCCtcaaaaaaagataaattttctCCATTTTGTTGCTGAATCCTATTACAATGGAAACTTCTTCAATCCACTTACCAGGGGTGTAGCTATCGCGGTTGGCAGGTACTCggcccctaaaatgaaaaaaaaattatttaggttcctttaaaattttaaaaaatttaaacttataaaaataaaattacactttacaattcctaaaactaataaaaatcgatttaatcatttaaaaactataatataaatattgaaatgataaaattacatttttactattataaaaatataaaatttaatttctaaccCTTTTGAAATAATTTCTCACTTCACCTGCAAGGTACCACGGCTGCTCCTACAATGGTGcacctattattttattttaccttttctttaaattaaataaaaacattggAACACAGGACATGGAAGCTTCCATTTGACTTTCAATATCTCAATTTCCAACCAGCGTGTCAAGCTCAAAGGTACAAATAGATAGCCAGCGTCGTCTTCAATTTGTCTTCGTAATTCAAATTTCCCATTCTGAATCTTCAAGAACATAAGTAAAACTCCTTGAAATTACAcaataaatttgttatttttggtTTTAGTTTGATTTTGATGTAACATAAAAGATGATCATCATGCAGTCCGTGAAATACTATCTTTCAGAGCATCCATCCATCGTCAACTTCCGATGGAGCAACACCCAAACGTTTGGCTCCATGTGGTCCTTCCTCTTCTCCTCCATCTCCGTCTACGTCCTCGCCGCCACCACCCTCCACAGCTTCCTCTCTCACATCCTCCCCAAGCGCCGGGGTGTTCCGCTTGGCCCTATCCCAGCCCTCCACAGCATCTGCATCTCGTTAATCTCCGCTGTCATTTTCATCGGCATCCTCCTATCCTCGGTCGCCGATATTCGCGACACCCGCTGGTTCTGGCGCCGTACGAAAACCATCACAACCCCATTCCAATGGTTCCTCTGCTTCCCACTGGGAACCCGCGCTTCGGGTCGGGTGTTCTTCTGGTCCTACATCTTTTATCTCTCCCGTTTCCTTCACCTCCTCCGAACATTCTTCATCATCCTCCGCCGCCGTAAACTAAGATTCTTTCACCTTTTCAACCAATCAATTCTTTTATTCATGTCTTTTCTATGGCTGGAGTTCTGTCAATCGTTTCAAGTGTTGGCCATTTTATTATCCACTTTGTTATACTCAGTGGTGTATGGGTACCGATTCTGGACGGAGATTGGGCTGCCGACCGCCTGCTTCTCGTTCGTGGTGAATTGCCAGGTGGTGCTTTTGGGGTGTAATTTGGTCTGCCATTTTGGGGTTCTTTTCCTGCATTTTGTGAAAGGTGGGTGCAATGGAATGGGAGCTTGGGGTTTCAACTCTGTTCTCAATGCCGTAATTCTTGGTCTCTTCCTCGATTTCTACTTCAAGAAGCATTTGAAAAAGGGGAAGGTTGGTAACAATAGTGGACAagctgtgggatcttcttctgcTCGTTACCGCCGTCGCTCGGTGTCGGAATTAAAGAGCGAATGATTTTATTCAACCATTCTTTCATTGGTTGTAACTGTAATTTGCTCTATAAGGAAACGAAATGTGTAAATATATTCTTCACATGTTTCAACAGCGATTGTCACCAAAGATAATATGagaaacaattttataatattatcacTTTTTAACAGTTAATGGTAAATCATCTTGAATTTCAtaagttttatttagatttgatTATCTGAAAATGTAAtactaaacattaaaaaatacacATATCACGATTGTTAATATTTATCACCAACGATTACTGATAATTAAAGTCACGAACGTCAACTACAGATGTCACGGCTGTAGATAactataatttttataaactacattttatatatttcctaaaaattattgaagaaactatctttattatatttatgccttgttttgtgaaaaatattatttattatatatatactaatagttagctataaaacaaaaaataattataattaaattaaaagtttttgtaaaaaataaaatatcttcaaaataaatgaaaaactttTCTCTTTATTCAAAGTAAGTTATAAGAATGATTAAATATtacgaattaaattaatttattggtaattataaaatttagcattataatattaaaacatacttTATTTACAATGGCATTATTTCAAGTGGAATTGTGATAAATGCATAGAATACTATACAATTCCGAGAAAATAAGGGGTCATTTATTTGGATATAGAAAAGTTGACAtataaatgaaatttaggaatttttttatatattttacaaaattataagTAAGAAAATAAACAAGTGTGTCATCAATTATATCACTATATCAAATATTCTTAATATAAATTTGGAG contains the following coding sequences:
- the LOC107910173 gene encoding elongation of fatty acids protein 3-like produces the protein MIIMQSVKYYLSEHPSIVNFRWSNTQTFGSMWSFLFSSISVYVLAATTLHSFLSHILPKRRGVPLGPIPALHSICISLISAVIFIGILLSSVADIRDTRWFWRRTKTITTPFQWFLCFPLGTRASGRVFFWSYIFYLSRFLHLLRTFFIILRRRKLRFFHLFNQSILLFMSFLWLEFCQSFQVLAILLSTLLYSVVYGYRFWTEIGLPTACFSFVVNCQVVLLGCNLVCHFGVLFLHFVKGGCNGMGAWGFNSVLNAVILGLFLDFYFKKHLKKGKVGNNSGQAVGSSSARYRRRSVSELKSE